From Entelurus aequoreus isolate RoL-2023_Sb linkage group LG22, RoL_Eaeq_v1.1, whole genome shotgun sequence, one genomic window encodes:
- the LOC133639533 gene encoding ethanolamine-phosphate cytidylyltransferase-like, producing MMKNGHHAADEQRGGGDCKPAKSHCSPEKRKRQVRLWCDGCYDMVHYGHSNQLRQAKGMGDYLIVGVHTDAEISKHKGPPVFTQEERYKMVGAIKWVDEIVEGAPYVTTLETLDKFNCDFCVHGDDITLTVDGKDTYEEVKRMGRYRECKRTQGVSTTDLVGRMLLMTKSHHSNMDNPDYQQYTDNFGKGPKGHSPWTGVSQFLQTSQKIIQFASGKEPQPGDTIIYVAGAFDLFHIGHVDFLSMVYKLAERPYVIVGLHFDQEVNRYKGKNYPIMNVHERTLSVLACRYVSEVVIGAPYAVTKDLLDHFKVDMVCHGMTKVLPDKDGSDPYAEPRKRRIFKSIDSRNNLTTDDIVQRIIANRLQFEARNQKKEAKEMAVIEAMKKREESAD from the exons ATGATGAAAAACGGCCACCACGCTGCCGACGAGCAGCGGGGCGGAGGCGACTGCAAGCCGGCGAAGTCACACTGCAGCCCGGAGAAAAGGAAGCGACAGGTCCGGTTGTGGTGCGACGGCTG TTACGACATGGTCCACTACGGTCATTCCAATCAGCTGCGGCAAGCAAAAGGCATGGGAGATTACCTCATTGTTGGAGTGCATACAGATG CGGAAATTTCCAAGCACAAAGGTCCTCCAGTGTTCACTCAGGAAGAACGCTACAAGATGGTGGGTGCTATCAAGTGGGTGGATGAGATTGTGGAAGGAGCTCCCTACGTCACCACACTGGAGACTCTGGACAAGTTCAACTGTGACTTCTGTGTGCATGGTG ATGACATCACGCTGACAGTGGATGGTAAGGACACGTACGAAGAGGTGAAGCGAATGGGACGCTATCGGGAATGTAAGCGCACTCAGGGAGTCTCCACCACAGACCTTGTAGGACGTATGCTGCTCATGACCAAGTCACATCACAGCAACATG GACAACCCAGATTACCAGCAGTATACAGACAATTTTGGCAAG GGTCCTAAAGGACACAGTCCATGGACTGGCGTGTCTCAGTTCTTGCAGACGTCCCAGAAAATCATCCAGTTCGCCTCAGGAAAGGAGCCTCAGCCTGGAGACACCATCATCTACGTCGCCGGGGCATTTGACCTCTTCC ACATCGGCCATGTTGACTTTCTATCAATGGTCTACAAGTTGGCAGAGAGACCATACGTCATTGTTGGTCTGCACTTTGATCAG GAGGTCAACCGCTACAAGGGGAAGAACTACCCAATCATGAACGTCCATGAGAGGACTTTGAGCGTCTTGGCCTGTCGG TATGTGTCAGAAGTGGTGATTGGTGCTCCTTATGCTGTGACCAAAGACCTGCTGGATCATTTCAAG GTGGACATGGTTTGTCACGGCATGACTAAAGTGTTACCTGACAAAGATGGATCAGACCCTTATGCT GAGCCCAGGAAGAGAAGAATATTCAAGAGCATTGACAGCAGGAACAATCTCACTACTGATGACATCGTGCAGAGGATCATTGCAAACAG GTTGCAGTTTGAAGCCAGGAACCAGAAGAAGGAGGCCAAGGAGATGGCAGTGATCGAGGCCATGAAGAAGAGAGAAGAATCTGCTGACTAG